The DNA segment GGTGCGGCCGTATTTCTCTTCTAGCTTGTTCCAAACGGTGTTGAAGATGATCTGGGCGTCCTTGACCTCGAGGTCTTGGTGCCTAGCAGCAACGGAACTAGCTTCTGTCTTGGTTGGTTGGTCGCTCGGTGGCAGCGGTTCTTCGCTCATGTATGGGCAATTTGGATAGGAGGATCGGCGGGAAAGACTAGCGCGAAATGTCCCTTTGGCTCAAAACGCGAATGTTGTGGGTATTGAGAATATGAACTGCCAGATCCGTGTCCTCGATACTGATGACAAGACCCGAGCGACCATGCGGACGGCTGACGAAGGCGTAGAGGTAGTGAATGTTGATCTCCGTCTGTAGGAGCGAGGCCAATACGCGGTCGATGTCGTGCTCGCCGGCGATCTCCACCGCCAGCACTTCGCTCTCGCTGAAGGTCACGTCGTGCTCCCAAAGCAGCTCCTTGGCCCCCTGGGGGTCGTCTACGACCACCCGCGTGATCGCGCAATCCGTAGTGTCCAGCGTAGTCAACGCCATAACGTGGATGCCGCTGTCGGCGAAGAGGCGAAAAATGTCGGAGAGCCGCCCCACCTTGTTCTCCATGAAAATGGAAAGCTGCTTAACCGGATCCGGAATGGCCTGTTTGGTTTCGATCGAAGGATTGTCCATCTCTGTGTGTACTCCAGCTGAAGAATACGGGGGAAGACGCTACTACTTAAGAACCTACGACAAATTAGCAAGGTTTCGCGCCAATTCGGCAACAAGCCCTAGCCAAGGGCGGAATGAGGACTCGCTCCGTCGAACCAATGGCCTTCGCTCCCCGCCGAACAAAACGACAGCAATCGCAAGTAAACCTAGGCCCATCGCCTGCTCACTTCGAGCGGCAACTGGTACTCCCGGCGGGAA comes from the Pelagicoccus enzymogenes genome and includes:
- a CDS encoding acetolactate synthase, with the translated sequence MDNPSIETKQAIPDPVKQLSIFMENKVGRLSDIFRLFADSGIHVMALTTLDTTDCAITRVVVDDPQGAKELLWEHDVTFSESEVLAVEIAGEHDIDRVLASLLQTEINIHYLYAFVSRPHGRSGLVISIEDTDLAVHILNTHNIRVLSQRDISR